From the Oncorhynchus nerka isolate Pitt River linkage group LG20, Oner_Uvic_2.0, whole genome shotgun sequence genome, one window contains:
- the LOC115101997 gene encoding nuclear receptor coactivator 6-like isoform X2 has protein sequence MAHQHLPLELPQWTAVPDGDTESDSDRDSGVGEDAGSHRGNDISHRQDGVGERDGEGDFTIFVAFRGNMDDEDLQEKLDNILNGMPSMLELDSDRLQPQHVEPWNSVRVTFNIPREAAERLRLLAQNNQQQLRDLGILSVQIEGEGAINVAMGQNRGQEVRVNGPIGAPGQLRMDVGFPGQPGPGGMRMSNPSMVPPGPGMSGQAMVPSSSGQMHPRPPSQTDAMDPMMSLQQQQLQHPQAGPHSQGPMPPQAGPHSQGPMPPQAAHHIQVMQAGRQLNPAALQQLQQAQQQAQLSQLGGPRPPFNPSGQMPVPSGWNQLPSGVLQPPPAQGGPMGPAAWRKAPPQVQMGQRPPSLATVQTPSHPPPPYPFGSQQAGQVFNAMGQLQQQQQSGAGQFAAPQPKGPQGVLGGVAGLPRPHLPPSAGPQGNLTAKSPGSSSSPFQQGSPGTPPMMGQAQLGPRSMTPQGFPQGVGSPGRVVMGQQGNMQQGFIGMPQHGQPGPQVHQGGMGGMPKRLPMGFPSVSGNQNFAQGQVTSAPGTPGGGANPQPQSSQTMAHTGSQSSASTPNTMQGPSHSQPNVMGLHSGMAGQPQGTNSGPSMSQPQPGLQSQMMDLQGQPVSSSPSQMVQGGGQGQTVLSRPLNPGQRGGMTPPKQLMPQQGQGQMIGGPGHQAMLLQQQQQNSMMEQMQQMQGNKQAFGLKGQAGVMPGQMMRGPSPNVPGNMAQFQQPQVGQQQQQMTPQQQHQQQQQMAQLQQLQQLQLQQLQQQQQQQQQMTQQPQQVPIGGNPNQAMGMQGQQMRLPSGHPLVQQQLQQQQQQLQQKQAMLQQQQQQAAQQHPHALGDPSGATGDMGGVQQMLPDMQVQQQGMMGIGVPQHMQVGNGHFPGHGMNFNPQFGGQMPMGGPCAQAGGFPVNKDVTLTSPLLVNLLQSDISASQFGPGGKQAAGGPGQAKPKKKKPPRKKKPKVGEGQQPVEGLGGLDVGAGLEDPELPGLSGEQGVGMDPSGPKLSDFSNRPAGFPGQPGDQRVLQQVPMQFMQQQQQQQQQQQQQQQQQQQQQQQQQQQQQQQQQQQQQQHQMQHMQQQQMQQLQQQQMQQQLQQQQMQGLQVPPGQQQGVAGAQGPTQVQPQMHPHQLQQQQQQQQQMLMIMKMQQEQAKSRMPLPPGGQHPPRGMLNPGEAQRTPGSQQGNMPVMINLQGHGGVPPSPDKPRGMPLMVNPQMAGAARRMSHPEAGQGTGAEEAPGAANSLQDRPGGQEMGMPPGNGAQQMVVNQGPNAHMMKQGPGPSSQHPGASPQQQMPPQPQQGGPMPGLHFPNVPTTSQSSRPKTPNRASPRPYHHPLTPTNRPPSTEPSEINLSPERLNASIAGLFPPKINIPLPPRQPNLSRGFDQQGGLNPTTLKAIGQAPPSLTLPSNNGSGVGNSNNGQQSFPTGSGAANSGQGKPDKQPGGGQAKRANPSNGRRSSPASSRKVTNPSSGRQKWTKITLASPSHQQQMVNPQTGHTMMLSPTPVPPSPVTLPPAAGVGLESQQIQTPFQVIQGNPAEMPREGQGMTGVEHRQMPQPLRELSAPRMASPRVATPQEAKAGLEQTVVIVERQPVQSTPQQASGSEASPSLRDVPSSLNQLLDNAATPSVPPRPTLSAPAGDAACKESSKASIVSENPSSVFQSSNVGATTAAVNEPEAKPKPSSTPSPKLPNPVGSPNLQRNANTNLNANPGPSPNLNPTDSPNLNSNSIPSLKPSTPSPNLNPTITHGPTLNPTPSLSVSVGASVSHSSPIPSITSSPKLNPNPAISPKPSPKPNPNPAVGPKPTPSPKPSTNVPTVLPIPASSATISPNQISYTPAPTPQAPPAIISAMVAMPKKNIRPQQTRGPHPQFITTPVFNTGTPIFQVPTVSVAPNATVVSQPVTMVKPIQVSTTNIQLTAAPTQAPASTQAAVVSVASYQPARTLVGQVQMATRRASPVPVSTLPRPPQQSPGTPKSETPGEAPPGQKLSPPVGQPSPHPSLSPTALAFASSSVQQPLASPPPCSSPGAPASTRKSPMSPPLPAQGKPAQAPGSAPPVGNRPDYQQVAEARAVQPLEVTSQPQRGPNWAVPPHAFPPPPASVIQTRTTVSGAQTRTTVSGAQTRTTVSGAQTRTTVSGAQTRTTVSGAQTRTTAAAVPLKVTTPPPVSAPTPVLAQPTAPAQSCLPASTTTTPPPVSVPVPTRTPTTAPATSLPAPSSASVPSPSPSTSPVAGVPGPYNPPGDSPAISSLVAPTPTGAQPAPIAMEPPSQPAPLEPPAPAGNTPVSVQPEPLQQEEPAATEKMEVATVTEQGWAKKRKTPVNLVPRAAVEKPKGPSRRSSRAEKEVEEETVADSAQRKRPARPGASTVVAAKETGASPTQAKRRKSK, from the exons ATGGCACATCAACATCTCCCATTGGAGCTTCCCCAGTGGACAGCAGTCCCAGATGGGGACACTGAATCAGATTCTGACCGGGACTCAGGAGTCGGAGAAGATGCCGGCAGTCACCGTGGCAATGACATCTCGCACCGGCAGGATGGAGttggagagcgagacggagagggGGATTTCACGATCTTTGTTGCCTTTCGAGGAAATATGGATGACGAGGACTTACAAGAGAAACTTGACAACATCCTTAACGGGATGCCTAGTATGCTTGAACTAG ATTCTGATAGACTCCAGCCCCAGCATGTGGAGCCATGGAACAGTGTGCGCGTCACCTTTAACATTCCCCGGGAAGCAGCGGAGCGCCtcaggctgctggcccagaacAACCAGCAGCAGCTCCGAGACCTGGGCATCCTCTCTGTACAGATAGAAG GTGAAGGAGCCATCAATGTGGCCATGGGGCAGAACAGAGGTCAGGAGGTCAGGGTGAACGGACCAATCGGCGCGCCCGGACAGCTAAGGATGGATGTTGGATTCCCAGGACAACCAGGCCCAG GAGGCATGAGAATGAGCAACCCGTCGATGGTCCCCCCTGGCCCCGGTATGTCTGGCCAGGCCATGGTCCCCAGCAGCAGTGGACAGATGCACCCCAGACCCCCTTCGCAGACTG ATGCAATGGACCCCATGATGTCCTTACAACAGCAGCAGCTTCAGCATCCCCAGGCTGGCCCCCACAGCCAAGGCCCCATGCCCCCCCAGGCTGGCCCCCACAGCCAAGGCCCCATGCCCCCCCAGGCTGCTCACCACATTCAG GTCATGCAGGCAGGGCGGCAGCTCAACCCAGCCGCCCTCCAGCAGCTGCAGCAGGCTCAGCAACAGGCCCAGCTCTCCCAGCTTGGTGGCCCCCGTCCCCCTTTCAATCCCTCCGGCCAGATGCCCGTACCCTCCGGCTGGAACCAGCTCCCCTCAGGGGTCCTCCAGCCCCCTCCAGCTCAGGGAGGACCCATGGGCCCAGCAGCCTGGAGGAAGGCGCCTCCCCAAGTCCAGATGGGCCAACGTCCCCCCTCCCTGGCTACGGTGCAGACCCCCAGCCACCCTCCACCTCCGTACCCGTTTGGTAGCCAGCAGGCTGGCCAGGTGTTTAATGCTATGGGGCAGctacagcaacagcagcagtcaGGGGCTGGTCAATTTGCAGCGCCCCAACCTAAAGGTCCCCAAGGTGTGCTTGGAGGGGTGGCAGGACTCCCTAGACCTCATCTGCCTCCATCAGCAGGGCCTCAGGGTAACCTCACAGCCAAGTCCCCTGGGTCTTCATCTTCCCCCTTCCAGCAGGGTTCTCCAGGGACTCCTCCCATGATGGGTCAGGCCCAGCTAGGCCCGCGATCTATGACCCCACAGGGTTTCCCTCAAGGGGTGGGCTCACCGGGCAGGGTGGTGATGGGACAGCAGGGTAACATGCAGCAAGGGTTCATAGGAATGCCCCAACATGGGCAACCTGGACCTCAGGTTCatcaaggaggaatgggag GCATGCCCAAACGTCTGCCCATGGGGTTCCCTAGCGTCTCAGGGAACCAGAACTTTGCCCAGGGTCAGGTGACTAGTGCCCCAGGAACCCCAGGGGGAGGAGCCAATCCCCAGCCCCAGAGCAGCCAGACTATGGCCCACACAG GATCCCAGTCGTCAGCCTCCACCCCCAACACCATGCAGGGTCCATCCCACTCCCAGCCCAACGTCATGGGTCTCCACAGTGGCATGGCTGGCCAGCCCCAAGGCACAAACTCTGGGCCCAGTATGAGCCAGCCCCAGCCAGGCCTCCAGTCCCAGATGATGGACCTCCAGGGCCAGCCCGTGTCCTCGTCCCCCAGCCAGATGGTCCAAGGTGGGGGTCAGGGGCAGACAGTCCTCTCCAGACCCCTCAACCCAGGGCAGAGAGGAGGCATGACCCCACCCAAACAGCTGATGCCACAGCAGGGCCAGGGCCAGATGATTGGAGGGCCGGGGCACCAGGCGatgctcctacaacaacaacagcaaaacTCCATGATGGAACAGATGCAACAAATGCAAGGAAACAAGCAGGCGTTTGGGTTGAAAGGTCAAGCCGGGGTCATGCCTGGTCAGATGATGCGGGGTCCATCTCCTAACGTGCCTGGTAACATGGCTCAGTTCCAGCAGCCTCAGGTGGGCCAACAGCAGCAACAAATGACTCCACAGCAGCAGCATCAACAGCAGCAGCAAAtggctcagctccaacagttacAACAACTGCAGCTACAACAgctacaacagcagcagcagcagcaacaacagatGACCCAGCAGCCCCAACAG GTCCCCATTGGCGGCAACCCCAACCAGGCCATGGGTATGCAGGGTCAACAGATGAGACTCCCCAGTGGTCATCCTCTGGTCCAACAGCagctacagcagcagcagcagcagctccaacaaaaacaagccatgctgcaacagcagcagcaacaggcgGCACAGCAACACCCACACGCTCTCGGGGACCCCAGCGGTGCTACAGGCGACATGGGCGGTGTCCAACAGATGCTCCCGGACATGCAGGTTCAGCAACAAGGCATGATGGGAATTGGAGTCCCTCAGCATATGCAGGTGGGCAATGGCCACTTCCCTGGTCATGGGATGAACTTCAACCCCCAGTTTGGGGGTCAGATGCCCATGGGAGGGCCGTGTGCTCAGGCAGGGGGGTTTCCAGTGAACAAGGATGTGACGCTAACCAGTCCTCTCCTGGTCAACCTGCTTCAGAGTGACATCTCTGCCAGTCAATTTGGGCCTGGGGGGAAGCAGGCGGCTGGAGGACCTGGCCAGGCCAAACCCAAGAAGAAGAAACCACCACGCAAGAAGAAGCCCAAAGTAGGGGAGGGACAGCAGCCGGTCGAGGGGCTAGG GGGTCTGGATGTGGGGGCTGGCCTGGAGGACCCAGAGCTGCCAGGGCTGAGTGGGGAACAGGGAGTGGGCATGGACCCTTCCGGACCCAAACTCTCAGACTTCAGCAACAGGCCTGCAG GTTTCCCAGGTCAGCCTGGAGACCAGAGAGTCCTACAGCAGGTGCCCATGCAGTTcatgcagcaacaacaacagcagcaacaacaacagcaacaacaacagcagcaacaacaacagcagcaacaacaacagcagcaacaacagcaacaacaacaacagcagcaacaacaacagcatcaaATGCAGCATATGCAACAACAGCAAATGCAACAGCTGCAACAACAGCAAatgcaacaacaactacaacagcaGCAGATGCAGGGACTGCAGGTTCCTCCTGGACAGCAGCAGGGGGTGGCTGGAGCTCAGGGTCCGACTCAAGTCCAGCCACAGATGCACCCTCATCAgctacaacagcagcagcagcaacag CAACAGATGCTGATGATCATGAAGATGCAGCAGGAGCAGGCTAAGAGCCGGATGCCCCTCCCTCCAGGCGGGCAGCACCCCCCCAGGGGCATGTTGAATCCCGGGGAGGCCCAGAGAACACCCGGTTCCCAACAGGGTAACATGCCTGTCATGATCAACCTCCAGGGGCACGGAGGAGTGCCTCCCTCTCCAGACAAACCCAGAGGGATGCCCCTCATGGTCAATCCACAG ATGGCTGGGGCAGCCAGAAGGATGTCTCACCCCGaggcagggcagggtactggggctGAGGAGGCCCCTGGAGCGGCCAACTCCCTGCAAGACAGACCCGGGGGCCAGGAGATGGGGATGCCGCCTGGTAACGGGGCCCAACAGATGGTGGTGAACCAGGGCCCCAATGCCCACATGATGAAGCAAGGCCCAGGCCCCTCGTCCCAGCACCCTGGAGCCAGTCCCCAGCAGCAGATGCCCCCTCAGCCCCAGCAGGGTGGCCCCATGCCAGGCCTCCACTTCCCTAATGTCCCCACAACTTCCCAGAGCTCCAGGCCCAAAACACCCAACCGAGCCAGTCCCAGGCCCTACCACCATCCTCTCACCCCAACCAATCGTCCTCCCAGCACTGAGCCCTCTGAGATCAACCTCTCCCCTGAGAGGCTGAATGCCTCCATCGCAGGCCTGTTCCCCCCCAAGATCAACATCCCTCTGCCCCCCAGGCAGCCCAACCTTAGCCGGGGCTTTGACCAGCAGGGTGGGCTCAACCCCACCACTCTCAAAGCCATAGGGCAGGCCCCTCCCAGCCTAACTCTGCCCAGCAACAACGGAAGTGGTGTAGGTAACTCTAACAACGGTCAGCAGTCTTTCCCTACAGGCAGTGGAGCTGCCAACTCGGGCCAGGGAAAACCGGACAAGCAGCCTGGAGGAGGTCAGGCTAAAAGGGCCAATCCAAGTAACGGCCGCAGATCCAGCCCTGCCTCCAGCCGCAAAGTCACTAACCCCAGCTCAGGGAGGCAGAAGTGGACCAAAATCACCCTCGCATCCCCTTCTCACCAGCAACAGATGGTCAACCCCCAGACAGGGCATACCATGATGCTGAGCCCCACCCCAGTGCCTCCTAGCCCAGTCACTCTCCCACCAGCAGCGGGGGTGGGCCTAGAGTCCCAGCAGATCCAGACCCCCTTCCAGGTGATACAGGGTAACCCAGCTGAGATGCCCAGGGAAGGGCAGGGAATGACAGGTGTAGAGCACCGGCAGATGCCCCAGCCTCTGAGGGAGCTCTCCGCCCCACGGATGGCTAGCCCCcgtgtagccactcctcaggaggctaaagctgggctggagcagacaGTGGTGATAGTGGAGCGGCAGCCTGTACAGAGCACTCCTCAGCAGGCGTCTGGATCTGaggcctctccttctctcagggATGTGCCTTCCTCCCTCAACCAGCTGCTGGATAATGCAGCCACCCCCAGCGTGCCTCCCAGGCCCACTCTGAGTGCTCCTGCTGGGGATGCTGCCTGCAAGGAGAGCTCTAAAGCCTCCATAGTTTCAGAGAACCCATCCAGTGTTTTTCAGAGCTCGAATGTGGgggctactactgctgctgtgaaCGAGCCAGAAGCGAAACCCAAGCCTAGCTCAACCCCCAGCCCAAAACTCCCAAATCCAGTCGGTAGTCCTAACCTGCAGCGCAATGCAAATACCAATCTGAATGCTAATCCCGGCCCTAGCCCCAATCTTAACCCAACTGACAGCCCCAACCTAAACTCTAACTCTATCCCCAGCCTCAAGCCTAGCACCCCTAGCCCTAACTTAAATCCTACCATTACCCACGGCCCTACTCTAAACCCTACTCCTAGTCTTAGCGTCAGTGTGGGCGCCAGCGTCAGTCACAGTAGTCCCATCCCTAGCATTACCTCCAGCCCCAAACTTAACCCAAACCCTGCCATTAGCCCCAAACCAAGCCCCaaacctaacccaaaccctgCCGTTGGCCCCAAACCAACCCCCAGCCCTAAACCCTCGACCAATGTCCCCACTGTCCTGCCGATCCCTGCATCATCCGCCACCATCTCCCCCAACCAGATCAGTTACACACCTGCTCCCACCCCCCAGGCCCCCCCAGCCATCATCTCAGCTATGGTGGCAATGCCCAAAAAGAACATCAGACCCCAGCAGACCCGTGGTCCCCACCCCCAGTTTATCACCACTCCTGTGTTTAACACCGGTACCCCCATCTTCCAGGTCCCTACAGTGTCTGTGGCCCCCAACGCCACGGTAGTGTCCCAGCCAGTCACCATGGTAAAGCCCATACAGGTGTCCACCACTAACATCCAGCTCACTGCTGCTCCAACCCAAGCCCCAGCCTCGActcaggctgctgtggtcagtgtGGCTAGCTACCAGCCTGCCCGAACGCTAGTTGGGCAGGTCCAGATGGCCACTAGACGTGCTTCCCCTGTCCCTGTTAGTACTCTGCCTCGTCCTCCGCAGCAAAGCCCTGGCACTCCCAAGTCAGAAACCCCGGGTGAGGCGCCCCCTGGCCAGAAATTGAGCCCACCTGTTGGGCAGCCATCCCCCCATCCCAGCCTCTCTCCCACAGCCTTGGCGTTTGCCTCGTCTTCCGTCCAACAGCCCCTTGCGTCCCCTCCTCCATGCTCCAGTCCTGGTGCCCCAGCCAGCACCCGGAAGAGCCCTATGTCCCCCCCCTTGCCTGCCCAGGGAAAGCCTGCCCAGGCTCCTGGCTCTGCACCACCAGTGGGTAATCGACCAGACTACCAGCAGGTTGCTGAAGCACGGGCTGTCCAACCTTTAGAGGTGACTTCCCAGCCCCAGAGGGGGCCGAACTGGGCTGTGCCCCCTCATGCCTTCCCTCCACCCCCTGCATCTGTCATCCAGACTCGGACCACAGTGTCTGGAGCACAGACTCGGACCACAGTGTCTGGAGCACAGACTCGGACCACAGTGTCTGGAGCACAGACTCGGACCACAGTGTCTGGAGCACAGACTCGGACCACAGTGTCTGGAGCACAGACTCGGACCACAGCTGCTGCTGTTCCTCTGAAAgtcaccactcctcctccagtATCAGCGCCAACTCCTGTCCTTGCGCAACCTACTGCACCAGCCCAGTCCTGTCTTCCtgcctctactactaccacccctcccccagtGTCAGTCCCTGTCCCCACCCGAACCCCTACTACTGCCCCTGCTACGTCTCTCCCTGCTCCTTCTTCAGCCTCAGTCCCAAGTCCATCCCCATCCACCTCTCCTGTTGCTGGTGTCCCTGGACCCTACAACCCCCCCGGTGACTCCCCAGCCATATCCTCCCTAGTGGCCCCTACCCCTACTGGGGCTCAGCCTGCCCCCATAGCCATGGAgcctcccagccagccagccccacTAGAGCCCCCAGCACCTGCAGGCAACACCCCAG TGTCAGTCCAACCTGAACCTCTACAGCAAGAGGAGCCTGCTGCTACGGAGAAGATGG AAGTTGCCACAGTAACTGAGCAAGG ATGGGCAAAGAAAAGAAAGACTCCTGTCAACTTAGTCCCAAG GGCTGCCGTGGAGAAGCCGAAAGGTCCCAGCAGACGGAGCTCGCGGGCTGaaaaggaggtggaggaggaaacgGTGGCAGACAGCGCGCAGAGGAAGAGACCAGCCAGGCCTGGAGCCAGCACTGTGGTTGCTGCTAAAG AAACCGGTGCCAGTCCTACCCAGGCTAAGAGAAGGAAGTCTAAGTGA